A genome region from Variovorax paradoxus includes the following:
- the treS gene encoding maltose alpha-D-glucosyltransferase, with amino-acid sequence MNAPVSHIALETVEIDNSDDPLWYRDAVIYQLNVKAFFDSNNDGMGDFQGVTAKLDYVKELGVNTIWLMPFYPSPLRDDGYDISEYEDVHPQYGSLDDFRVMLSEAHKRGLRVITELVINHTSSEHPWFKAARLAPPGSPERNFYVWSDTDQIYQGTRIIFTDTETSNWTWDPVAKQYYWHRFFSHQPDLNFDNPAVMEAIFKTMRFWLDMGVDGFRLDAIPYLVERDGTSNENLPETHAVIKRLRAAIDAQYKNRFLLAEANMWPEDVREYFGDGDECHMAYHFPLMPRMYMAIAQEDRHPIVEIMAQTPDIPEGCQWAIFLRNHDELTLEMVTSKERDYMYTMYAADTRARINLGIRRRLAPLMENDLDRVKLMNGMLLSMPGSPIIYYGDEIGMGDNVFVGDRNGVRTPMQWSPDRNAGFSRADPQRLYLQPIMDPMYGYEALNVETQARDASSLLNWTKRMLAVRKTSHAFGRGKRRFLKPGNRKILAYLSEYDGDVILTVFNLSRAAQPVELDLSEFKGRVPIEMLGRSAFPPIGELPYLLTLASYGFYWFKLTAEADAPSWHDQGVALQEWPTLVLFDGWTSFFRDRVMPWRIGMAERMRNQFELDTLPRHIEIQRWYASKAVTIDRARLVDHAVWEANGLSWMLPLLELDGPPGGATYFMPLALAWEERDEERMAGVAQAALAKVRQQAQVGLMGDAFYDEAFCRELVRAIGQGAELQTGKGKLVFRPTAAFAALAVDIDALPVGRPSGVSSNTAVTLNETLFLKGYRHVREGINPELEMGRFLTEVQYPNCVPVLGALEYIAADGRTMTLAMVQSYVANQGDGWDYTMGYLERFLRDVATTDGATEAPDVLAVHGGFLALMATLGRRTAELHRALASRTGAAAFDPEPLSATDVAGYRTHTAQDATATMALLRERIGALPAGAQADAETLLAAADALQANIAARRFVGEGGGGAALKSRYHGDYHLGQVLVKDNDFVIIDFEGEPARSFEERRSKSSPLRDVAGMLRSFNYARWSALRRVAQSPEEAEKLAHPAIAWERATREAFLKGYAETLAAPDGAPIDTELLSLFELEKALYELRYELNNRTDWAQVPLHGVLALIRTPQA; translated from the coding sequence ATGAATGCACCCGTTTCTCACATCGCGCTTGAAACCGTCGAGATCGACAACAGCGACGATCCGCTGTGGTACCGCGATGCGGTGATCTACCAGCTCAACGTCAAGGCCTTCTTCGACTCCAACAACGACGGCATGGGGGACTTCCAGGGGGTCACGGCCAAGCTCGACTACGTGAAGGAACTGGGCGTCAACACGATCTGGCTGATGCCGTTCTATCCGTCGCCGCTGCGCGACGACGGCTACGACATTTCCGAATACGAGGACGTCCATCCGCAGTACGGCTCGCTGGACGACTTCCGCGTGATGCTGTCGGAGGCGCACAAGCGCGGCCTGCGGGTCATCACCGAGCTGGTCATCAACCACACGTCGAGCGAGCACCCGTGGTTCAAGGCCGCCCGCCTGGCGCCGCCCGGTTCGCCGGAGCGCAACTTCTACGTGTGGAGCGACACCGACCAGATCTACCAGGGCACGCGCATCATCTTCACCGACACCGAGACGTCGAACTGGACCTGGGATCCGGTGGCCAAGCAGTACTACTGGCACCGCTTCTTCAGCCACCAGCCCGACCTGAACTTCGACAACCCCGCGGTGATGGAGGCCATCTTCAAGACGATGCGCTTCTGGCTCGACATGGGCGTCGACGGTTTCCGGCTCGACGCCATTCCCTACCTGGTGGAGCGCGACGGCACCAGCAACGAGAACCTGCCCGAGACGCACGCGGTGATCAAGCGGCTGCGCGCGGCCATCGACGCGCAGTACAAGAACCGCTTCCTGCTGGCCGAGGCCAACATGTGGCCCGAGGACGTGCGCGAGTACTTCGGCGACGGCGACGAGTGCCACATGGCGTACCACTTTCCGCTGATGCCGCGCATGTACATGGCCATCGCGCAGGAGGACCGCCATCCGATCGTGGAGATCATGGCGCAGACGCCCGACATTCCCGAGGGCTGCCAGTGGGCGATTTTCCTGCGCAACCACGACGAGCTCACGCTCGAGATGGTGACGAGCAAGGAGCGCGACTACATGTACACCATGTACGCGGCCGACACGCGCGCGCGCATCAACCTGGGCATCCGCCGGCGCCTCGCGCCGCTGATGGAGAACGACCTCGACCGCGTGAAGCTCATGAACGGCATGCTGCTGTCGATGCCGGGCTCGCCCATCATCTACTACGGCGACGAGATCGGCATGGGCGACAACGTGTTCGTGGGCGACCGCAACGGCGTGCGCACACCGATGCAGTGGAGCCCCGACCGCAACGCCGGCTTCTCGCGCGCCGACCCGCAGCGCCTGTACCTGCAGCCCATCATGGACCCGATGTACGGCTACGAGGCGCTCAACGTGGAGACGCAGGCGCGCGACGCGAGCTCGCTGCTCAACTGGACCAAGCGCATGCTGGCGGTGCGAAAGACCAGCCATGCCTTCGGACGCGGCAAGCGGCGTTTCCTGAAGCCCGGCAACCGCAAGATCCTGGCGTACCTGAGCGAATACGACGGCGACGTGATCCTCACCGTGTTCAACCTTTCGCGCGCGGCGCAGCCGGTCGAGCTCGACCTGTCGGAGTTCAAGGGACGCGTGCCGATCGAGATGCTCGGCCGCTCGGCGTTCCCGCCGATCGGCGAACTGCCGTACCTGCTCACGCTGGCTTCGTACGGCTTCTACTGGTTCAAGCTCACGGCCGAGGCCGACGCGCCGAGCTGGCACGACCAGGGCGTGGCGCTGCAGGAGTGGCCCACGCTGGTGCTGTTCGACGGGTGGACCAGCTTTTTCCGCGACCGCGTGATGCCGTGGCGCATCGGCATGGCCGAGCGCATGCGCAACCAGTTCGAGCTGGACACGCTGCCGCGCCACATCGAGATCCAGCGCTGGTATGCGTCCAAGGCCGTGACCATCGACCGCGCCCGGCTGGTCGACCACGCGGTGTGGGAGGCCAACGGCCTGAGCTGGATGCTGCCGCTGCTCGAGCTCGACGGACCGCCCGGCGGCGCCACCTACTTCATGCCGCTCGCGCTCGCCTGGGAAGAGCGCGACGAGGAACGCATGGCCGGCGTGGCGCAGGCCGCGCTCGCCAAGGTGCGCCAGCAGGCGCAGGTCGGCCTCATGGGCGACGCCTTCTACGACGAGGCCTTCTGCCGCGAACTGGTGCGCGCCATCGGCCAGGGCGCCGAGCTGCAGACCGGCAAGGGCAAGCTGGTGTTCAGGCCCACCGCGGCGTTCGCCGCGCTCGCGGTCGACATCGACGCGCTGCCCGTGGGACGGCCCAGCGGCGTGAGCAGCAACACGGCGGTGACGCTGAACGAAACGCTGTTCCTCAAGGGCTACCGCCACGTGCGCGAAGGCATCAACCCCGAGCTGGAGATGGGCCGCTTCCTCACCGAGGTGCAGTATCCGAACTGCGTGCCTGTGCTGGGTGCGCTGGAATACATCGCGGCCGACGGCCGCACCATGACGCTGGCCATGGTGCAGAGCTACGTGGCCAACCAGGGCGACGGCTGGGACTACACCATGGGCTACCTCGAGCGCTTCCTGCGCGACGTGGCCACCACCGACGGCGCCACCGAGGCGCCCGACGTGCTCGCGGTGCACGGCGGCTTCCTCGCGCTGATGGCCACGCTGGGACGGCGAACGGCCGAGTTGCACCGCGCGCTGGCCAGCCGGACCGGTGCCGCCGCCTTCGACCCCGAGCCCCTGTCGGCGACCGACGTGGCGGGCTACCGCACGCATACGGCGCAGGACGCGACGGCCACCATGGCGCTTCTGCGCGAGCGCATCGGTGCGCTGCCGGCGGGCGCGCAGGCCGACGCCGAGACCCTGCTGGCCGCCGCCGATGCGCTGCAGGCGAATATCGCCGCGCGCCGCTTCGTGGGCGAGGGCGGCGGCGGTGCGGCGCTGAAGAGCCGCTACCACGGCGACTACCACCTGGGCCAGGTGCTGGTGAAGGACAACGACTTCGTCATCATCGACTTCGAGGGCGAGCCGGCGCGCAGCTTCGAGGAAAGGCGCAGCAAGAGCTCGCCGCTGCGCGACGTGGCGGGCATGCTGCGGTCGTTCAACTACGCGCGCTGGTCGGCGCTGCGCCGCGTGGCGCAGAGCCCCGAGGAGGCCGAGAAGCTCGCGCATCCCGCCATCGCATGGGAGCGCGCCACGCGCGAGGCCTTCCTGAAGGGCTATGCCGAGACGCTGGCCGCGCCCGACGGCGCGCCGATCGATACCGAGCTGCTCTCGCTGTTCGAGCTCGAGAAGGCGCTCTACGAGTTGCGCTACGAGCTGAACAACCGCACCGACTGGGCGCAGGTGCCGCTGCACGGCGTGCTTGCGCTCATCCGCACGCCGCAGGCCTGA
- a CDS encoding alpha-1,4-glucan--maltose-1-phosphate maltosyltransferase — translation MKNIFATTRHAPVADEMNPHGNVRAVIDAVLPAVDNGRFAVKCVAGERVRVRAHCFTDGHDVLRVMLCWRAQDQGEFREVPMKPLGNDVWEASFSPPALGRYVYTAVAWVDPFESWRSEMTRRVDPDDVRIASQVGALEIAAAAERADGVDRTALQRWATELDAVAATPGADAVALKALALDEELAETARRHPDRRHAVRHPVELPLVADRERARFSTWYELFPRSAGKERGVHGTFKDVEARLPAIAAMGFDVLYFPPIHPIGRTQRKGPNNKLVSGPEDVGSPWAIGAAEGGHKDILPALGTAEDFRHLVARAAEHGMEIALDIAFQCAPDHPYVKAHPDWFRWRPDGSVQYAENPPKKYQDIYPFNFESEDWRGLWTELKSVFEHWVGEGVRIFRVDNPHTKAFPFWDWVIAEIKRTHPEVIFLAEAFTRPKVMHRLAKGGFSQSYTYFTWRNTKEELVEYFTELSTAPGIDYFRPNVWPNTPDILHEQLQGGEVPVYMSRLVLAATLSASYGIYGPAYELREHLPREHGSEEYLDSEKYQLRHWNHDDPQSLAPFIARVNRIRRDNPALQWDRTLRFLHIDNPQLLAYAKSSADGSNVVVTVVNLDPHNVQSGWVGLEPASVGVSPPSRAFQMHDLLSGQRFIWQGDWHYVRLDPHSVPAHIFVVRRRHGDERDFDYFL, via the coding sequence ATGAAGAACATATTCGCGACCACCCGCCACGCACCCGTGGCCGACGAGATGAACCCCCATGGCAACGTGCGCGCAGTGATCGATGCCGTGCTGCCCGCGGTGGACAACGGCCGCTTCGCAGTGAAGTGCGTGGCCGGCGAGCGCGTGCGCGTGCGCGCGCACTGCTTCACCGACGGCCACGACGTGCTGCGCGTGATGCTCTGCTGGCGCGCGCAGGACCAGGGCGAGTTCCGCGAGGTGCCGATGAAGCCGCTGGGCAACGACGTGTGGGAGGCCTCGTTCTCGCCGCCCGCGCTCGGCCGCTACGTCTACACCGCGGTGGCATGGGTCGATCCTTTCGAGTCGTGGCGCAGCGAGATGACGCGCCGCGTCGATCCCGACGACGTTCGCATCGCCTCGCAGGTCGGTGCGCTGGAGATCGCCGCTGCCGCCGAACGCGCCGACGGCGTGGACCGCACCGCGCTGCAGCGCTGGGCCACCGAGCTCGATGCCGTGGCCGCCACGCCCGGCGCCGATGCGGTGGCGCTGAAGGCGCTGGCGCTCGACGAGGAACTGGCCGAGACCGCGCGCCGCCACCCCGACCGCCGTCACGCCGTGCGCCATCCGGTCGAGCTGCCGCTCGTGGCCGACCGTGAACGCGCGCGCTTCAGCACCTGGTACGAGCTGTTCCCGCGTTCGGCCGGCAAGGAGCGCGGCGTGCACGGCACCTTCAAGGACGTGGAAGCGCGGCTGCCGGCCATCGCCGCGATGGGTTTCGACGTGCTGTACTTCCCGCCCATCCACCCCATCGGACGTACGCAGCGCAAGGGGCCCAACAACAAGCTGGTGAGCGGCCCCGAGGACGTGGGCAGCCCCTGGGCCATCGGCGCGGCCGAAGGCGGCCACAAGGACATCCTGCCCGCGCTCGGCACGGCGGAGGACTTCCGCCACCTGGTCGCGCGCGCCGCCGAGCACGGCATGGAGATCGCGCTGGACATCGCCTTCCAGTGCGCCCCCGACCACCCTTACGTGAAGGCGCATCCGGACTGGTTCCGATGGCGGCCCGACGGCAGCGTGCAGTACGCCGAGAACCCGCCCAAGAAGTACCAGGACATCTACCCGTTCAACTTCGAGAGCGAGGACTGGCGCGGCCTGTGGACCGAGCTGAAGAGCGTGTTCGAGCACTGGGTGGGCGAGGGCGTGCGCATCTTCCGGGTCGACAACCCGCACACCAAGGCGTTCCCGTTCTGGGACTGGGTCATCGCCGAGATCAAGCGCACCCACCCCGAAGTGATCTTCCTGGCCGAAGCTTTCACGCGGCCCAAGGTGATGCACCGGCTGGCCAAGGGCGGCTTCTCGCAGAGCTACACCTACTTCACCTGGCGCAACACGAAAGAAGAGCTGGTCGAGTACTTCACCGAACTCTCGACCGCGCCGGGCATCGACTACTTCCGCCCCAACGTGTGGCCCAACACGCCCGACATCCTTCATGAGCAGCTGCAGGGTGGCGAGGTGCCGGTGTACATGTCGCGGCTGGTGCTGGCAGCCACGCTGTCGGCCAGCTACGGCATCTACGGCCCGGCGTACGAGCTGCGCGAGCACCTCCCGCGCGAGCACGGCAGCGAGGAATACCTCGATTCCGAGAAGTACCAGCTGCGCCACTGGAACCACGACGACCCGCAGAGCCTGGCGCCCTTCATCGCGCGGGTGAACCGCATCCGCCGCGACAATCCGGCGCTGCAGTGGGACCGCACGCTGCGCTTCCTGCACATCGACAACCCGCAGCTGCTGGCCTACGCCAAGAGCTCGGCAGACGGCAGCAACGTGGTGGTGACGGTGGTCAACCTCGACCCGCACAACGTGCAGTCGGGCTGGGTGGGCCTGGAGCCTGCCAGCGTGGGCGTTAGCCCGCCATCGCGCGCTTTCCAGATGCACGACCTGCTCAGCGGACAGCGCTTCATCTGGCAGGGCGACTGGCATTACGTGCGGCTCGATCCGCACAGCGTGCCTGCGCACATCTTCGTGGTCCGGCGGCGCCATGGCGACGAGCGCGACTTCGACTATTTCCTCTGA
- the glgB gene encoding 1,4-alpha-glucan branching protein GlgB: MPLNHSLPGERDAYLFHEGTHARLYDLLGCHPQAGGGARFAVWAPNAESVSVVGDWNYWSGDADPLVPDHDTGIWQGHVPNAAIGQTYKYRIRSRFGGYTVDKADPVAFSAELPPATGSRICELSYEWNDDEWMATRGVRNALDAPMSVYEVHMGSWRRHDGQFLGYRELAHELADYVNKMGFTHVELMPVTEHPFYGSWGYQTTGYFAPTSRFGTPQDFMYLVDHLHQQGIGVLLDWVPSHFPTDQHGLAFFDGTHLYEHADPRQGFHPEWNSSIFNYGRSEVRSFLVSSGLFWLDLYHLDGLRVDAVASMLYLDYARNHGEWIPNRHGGRENLEAIDFLRTLNRAVYREFPDTLTVAEESTAWPRVSRPTDMDGLGFGEKWNMGWMHDALDYMKEDPVNRKYHHHKLTFSLVYAFNENFVLPLSHDEVVHGKGSLINKMPGDSWQQFANLRALFGFMWAHPGKKLLFMGGEFGQRREWTHDGELEWWVTGQHHHGGLQKLVAQLNRVYRESPALHQLDFSAAGFEWLAADEAETSVFAFLRKAGDGSPPLLVVSNMTPVPRTNFVLGVPAGGFWREVINTDAAEFGGAGWGNLGGVEAAPVRSHGRMQSVCLTLPPLSTLILEQRPTP; the protein is encoded by the coding sequence GTGCCTCTGAACCATTCACTCCCGGGCGAGCGAGACGCCTATCTTTTTCACGAGGGCACACACGCCCGCCTGTACGACCTGCTGGGCTGCCACCCGCAGGCTGGCGGGGGTGCCCGCTTCGCGGTGTGGGCGCCCAATGCCGAGTCGGTCTCGGTCGTGGGCGACTGGAACTACTGGTCGGGCGACGCCGACCCGCTGGTGCCCGACCACGACACCGGCATCTGGCAGGGCCACGTGCCCAACGCCGCCATCGGCCAGACCTACAAGTACCGCATCCGTTCGCGCTTCGGCGGGTACACCGTCGACAAGGCCGATCCCGTGGCCTTCAGCGCCGAACTGCCGCCGGCCACCGGCTCGCGCATCTGCGAACTCTCCTACGAGTGGAACGACGACGAGTGGATGGCCACGCGCGGCGTGCGCAACGCGCTCGATGCGCCGATGTCGGTCTACGAAGTGCACATGGGCTCGTGGCGGCGGCATGACGGCCAGTTCCTGGGCTACCGCGAACTGGCGCACGAACTCGCCGACTACGTGAACAAGATGGGCTTCACCCACGTGGAGCTCATGCCGGTGACGGAGCATCCGTTCTACGGCTCGTGGGGCTACCAGACCACCGGCTACTTCGCGCCCACCTCGCGCTTCGGCACGCCGCAGGACTTCATGTACCTGGTGGACCACCTGCACCAGCAGGGCATCGGCGTGCTGCTCGACTGGGTGCCTTCGCACTTCCCGACCGACCAGCACGGGCTGGCCTTCTTCGACGGCACGCACCTCTACGAGCATGCCGATCCGCGCCAGGGTTTCCACCCCGAGTGGAATTCGAGCATCTTCAACTACGGCCGCTCGGAGGTCCGCAGCTTCCTGGTGTCGTCGGGGCTGTTCTGGCTCGACCTGTACCACCTGGACGGCCTGCGCGTGGACGCGGTGGCTTCCATGCTCTATCTCGACTACGCACGGAATCACGGCGAGTGGATTCCCAACCGCCACGGCGGGCGCGAGAACCTCGAGGCCATCGACTTCCTGCGCACGCTCAACCGCGCCGTCTACCGCGAGTTTCCCGACACGCTCACCGTGGCCGAGGAATCGACCGCGTGGCCGCGCGTGTCGCGCCCCACCGACATGGACGGCCTGGGCTTCGGCGAGAAATGGAACATGGGCTGGATGCACGACGCGCTCGACTACATGAAGGAAGACCCGGTCAATCGCAAGTACCACCACCACAAGCTGACCTTCTCGCTGGTGTATGCCTTCAACGAGAACTTCGTGCTGCCGCTCTCGCACGACGAGGTGGTGCACGGCAAGGGCTCGCTCATCAACAAGATGCCCGGCGACAGCTGGCAGCAGTTCGCGAACCTGCGTGCGCTGTTCGGCTTCATGTGGGCGCACCCCGGCAAGAAGCTGCTCTTCATGGGCGGCGAATTCGGCCAGCGCCGCGAATGGACCCATGACGGCGAACTCGAATGGTGGGTCACCGGACAGCACCATCACGGCGGGCTGCAGAAGCTGGTGGCGCAGCTCAACCGCGTGTACCGCGAATCGCCCGCGCTGCACCAGCTCGACTTTTCCGCCGCCGGCTTCGAGTGGCTCGCCGCGGACGAGGCCGAGACCAGTGTGTTCGCCTTCCTGCGCAAGGCCGGCGACGGCAGCCCGCCGCTGCTGGTGGTGAGCAACATGACGCCGGTGCCGCGCACCAACTTCGTGCTGGGCGTTCCCGCCGGCGGTTTCTGGCGCGAAGTCATCAACACCGACGCGGCCGAGTTCGGCGGCGCGGGCTGGGGCAACCTCGGCGGCGTGGAGGCCGCCCCGGTGCGCTCTCACGGGCGCATGCAGTCCGTTTGCCTCACGCTGCCGCCGCTTTCGACGCTGATCCTGGAGCAACGTCCGACACCATGA
- a CDS encoding pyridoxamine 5'-phosphate oxidase family protein yields MTTTTTDQGKLWDLIKDTRYGMLTHRHDDGQLHSHPLTTQNKDGDDVGTLYFFVPKDGDIARHVATDPVVNIAYANTDDDSYVSVSGRGALVEDQAKKEALFTKMAQAWFPNGPTDPNLGLLAVTVVGAEYWDVDDSKMVQLYKMAKAAITGEPPKNLGEHKKVAV; encoded by the coding sequence ATGACGACCACCACCACCGACCAAGGCAAGCTCTGGGACCTCATCAAGGACACCCGCTACGGCATGCTCACGCACCGCCATGACGACGGGCAATTGCACAGCCATCCGCTGACCACGCAGAACAAGGACGGCGACGACGTGGGCACGCTCTACTTCTTCGTGCCGAAGGACGGCGACATCGCACGCCACGTCGCCACCGACCCCGTGGTGAACATCGCGTATGCCAACACCGACGACGACAGCTACGTGTCGGTCTCCGGCCGCGGCGCACTGGTCGAGGACCAGGCGAAGAAGGAAGCGCTCTTCACCAAGATGGCGCAGGCCTGGTTTCCCAATGGCCCCACCGACCCCAACCTCGGCCTGCTCGCAGTGACCGTGGTCGGCGCCGAATACTGGGACGTCGACGACAGCAAGATGGTGCAGCTCTACAAGATGGCGAAGGCCGCCATCACCGGCGAGCCGCCGAAGAACCTCGGCGAACACAAGAAGGTCGCGGTCTGA
- the kdsA gene encoding 3-deoxy-8-phosphooctulonate synthase codes for MSIVTITTQVSTGNDRPFVLFGGVNVLESRDLALRSAEEYVRVTQKLGIPYVFKGSFDKANRSSIHSYRGPGLDEGLKILQAVKDAFGVPVLTDVHEIAQAAPVSEVVDVLQLPAFLARQTDLVVALAKTGRVINIKKPQFLSPSQMLNIVEKFKEAGNDRLILCDRGTCFGYDNLVVDMLGFGVMKKITQDLPVIFDVTHALQQRESGAAASGGRREQVADLARAGMAVGLAGLFLEAHPDPAQAKCDGPSALPLDKLEPFLTQVKALDDLVKSFPPLKI; via the coding sequence GTGTCCATCGTCACCATCACCACCCAAGTCAGCACCGGCAACGACCGCCCCTTCGTCCTGTTCGGCGGCGTCAACGTGCTGGAGTCGCGCGACCTCGCGCTGCGCAGCGCCGAAGAGTACGTGCGCGTCACGCAGAAGCTCGGCATTCCCTATGTGTTCAAGGGCAGCTTCGACAAGGCCAACCGCTCGTCCATCCACTCGTACCGCGGCCCCGGGCTCGACGAAGGCCTGAAGATCCTGCAGGCCGTGAAGGACGCCTTCGGCGTTCCGGTGCTCACCGACGTGCACGAGATCGCGCAGGCTGCGCCGGTGTCCGAGGTGGTCGACGTGCTCCAGCTGCCCGCCTTCCTCGCACGCCAGACCGACCTGGTGGTGGCGCTGGCAAAGACCGGCCGCGTCATCAACATCAAGAAGCCGCAGTTCCTGAGCCCGTCGCAGATGCTCAACATCGTCGAGAAGTTCAAGGAAGCCGGCAACGACCGGCTCATCCTGTGCGACCGCGGCACCTGCTTCGGCTACGACAACCTCGTGGTCGACATGCTGGGCTTCGGCGTCATGAAGAAGATCACGCAGGACCTGCCGGTGATCTTCGACGTGACCCATGCGCTGCAGCAGCGCGAGTCGGGCGCAGCCGCTTCTGGCGGCCGCCGCGAACAGGTGGCCGACCTGGCGCGCGCCGGCATGGCGGTGGGGCTGGCCGGCCTGTTCCTCGAGGCGCACCCCGATCCGGCGCAGGCCAAGTGCGACGGCCCGAGCGCCCTGCCGCTCGACAAGCTGGAGCCCTTCCTGACGCAGGTGAAGGCGCTGGACGACCTCGTCAAGTCGTTCCCGCCGCTCAAGATCTGA
- a CDS encoding S1C family serine protease has product MGARDEFLLDSYSSTVTQVAHTASAAVAHIKVRKAGQRGNGPARDTHGSGSGFLFTPDGFTLTNAHVVEGASELRAAFADGTEGVARLVGQDASTDIAVLRIESHPAAFLPLGSSAALQPGQLAVAVGNPLGFDFTVTAGIVSALGRSLPSRGGRMIEDVIQTDVALNPGNSGGPLLDSAANVIGVNTAVIPSAQGLSFAVAIDTARWVAGELMRHGAVRRGKLGVQCAAVALPRRWVRENDWPVATGVRVVEVVAGSVAARDGLRSGDILVGCDGTPLAQLSDLLKRLAGEGYGRPLLLKLLRPVAGTLTPFYLTVRPAG; this is encoded by the coding sequence ATGGGCGCGCGCGACGAATTCCTCCTCGATTCCTACTCCTCCACCGTCACACAGGTGGCCCACACGGCCAGCGCGGCCGTCGCGCACATCAAGGTGCGAAAGGCCGGCCAGCGCGGCAACGGCCCCGCCCGCGACACGCACGGCAGCGGCTCGGGCTTTCTGTTCACGCCCGACGGTTTCACCCTGACCAACGCCCATGTGGTCGAAGGCGCGAGCGAACTGCGCGCGGCCTTCGCCGACGGCACCGAAGGCGTCGCCCGCCTCGTGGGGCAGGACGCGTCGACCGACATCGCGGTGCTGCGCATCGAGTCGCATCCCGCCGCCTTCCTGCCGCTGGGCAGCTCGGCCGCGCTGCAGCCGGGCCAGCTCGCGGTGGCCGTGGGCAATCCGCTCGGTTTCGACTTCACCGTGACCGCCGGCATCGTGAGCGCGCTGGGCCGCAGCCTGCCCTCGCGCGGCGGCCGCATGATCGAGGACGTGATCCAGACCGACGTGGCGCTCAACCCCGGCAACTCCGGCGGGCCGCTGCTGGACAGCGCGGCCAACGTCATCGGCGTGAACACGGCCGTGATTCCTTCGGCGCAGGGCCTGAGCTTCGCGGTGGCCATCGACACCGCGCGCTGGGTGGCCGGCGAGCTGATGCGGCACGGCGCGGTGCGCCGCGGCAAGCTCGGCGTCCAGTGCGCCGCCGTCGCCCTGCCCCGGCGCTGGGTGCGCGAGAACGACTGGCCCGTGGCCACCGGCGTGCGCGTGGTCGAGGTGGTCGCCGGTTCGGTGGCGGCACGCGACGGCCTGCGCAGCGGCGACATCCTGGTCGGCTGCGACGGCACGCCGCTCGCGCAGCTGTCGGACCTGCTGAAGCGCCTCGCCGGCGAAGGCTACGGCCGCCCGCTGCTGCTGAAGCTGCTGCGGCCCGTGGCCGGCACGCTGACGCCGTTCTACCTGACCGTGCGGCCCGCGGGCTGA
- a CDS encoding DUF4337 domain-containing protein, with amino-acid sequence MSGHGFHVHGPHDHELEHAASGGAHGHDAHDAHGSASGTPGGGMSMTGKIAVCTAAIATVGAIFAYMGGATQANAGIYKNNAAIKKTEASNQWNYFQSKSTKQALAEFARDTATDDARRQQWQAKVARYEQEKTEIQAAAKKLEDESGRWDAQSDEQMHQHHRWAQATTVLQVSIALAAIALLTRRKWLERAMYGVAVAGLAIGALAALHL; translated from the coding sequence ATGTCAGGACACGGCTTCCACGTGCACGGCCCGCACGACCACGAACTCGAACATGCCGCCAGCGGCGGCGCCCATGGCCATGACGCGCACGACGCCCACGGCAGCGCCTCCGGCACGCCAGGCGGCGGCATGAGCATGACCGGCAAGATCGCCGTGTGCACCGCCGCCATCGCGACGGTGGGCGCGATCTTCGCGTACATGGGAGGGGCCACGCAGGCCAATGCCGGAATCTACAAGAACAACGCCGCCATCAAGAAGACCGAGGCGTCGAACCAGTGGAATTACTTCCAGTCGAAGAGCACCAAGCAGGCGCTCGCCGAGTTCGCGCGCGACACGGCCACCGATGACGCCCGCCGCCAGCAATGGCAGGCGAAGGTGGCGCGCTACGAGCAGGAGAAGACCGAGATCCAGGCCGCCGCGAAGAAGCTCGAGGACGAGTCCGGCCGCTGGGATGCGCAGTCCGACGAGCAGATGCACCAGCACCACCGCTGGGCGCAGGCCACCACCGTGCTGCAGGTGTCGATCGCGCTGGCCGCCATCGCCCTGCTCACCCGCAGGAAGTGGCTCGAGCGTGCGATGTACGGCGTGGCCGTGGCGGGTCTGGCGATCGGCGCACTGGCTGCGCTGCACCTCTAG
- a CDS encoding lipocalin family protein translates to MRNRVANPPWSPLYMALGVAAVLMMHGCAVSPPTIKPVKQVDLQRFMGDWYVIGNIPTRPERNAFNAVESYSLKPDGTIDTRFRYRDGGFDGPLKTMNPTGTVVPGTSNAVWGMQFIWPVKAEYVIVDIDRDYQLTIIGRSDRDYAWIMARTPSVPEPVYQAAVTQLKTLGYAVDKLRRVPQQWPEDAGTAAGR, encoded by the coding sequence ATGCGAAACCGTGTCGCCAATCCGCCGTGGTCGCCGTTGTACATGGCGCTTGGCGTCGCGGCGGTCCTGATGATGCACGGCTGCGCCGTGTCGCCGCCGACCATCAAGCCCGTGAAGCAGGTCGACCTGCAGCGCTTCATGGGCGACTGGTACGTCATCGGCAACATCCCCACGCGGCCGGAGCGCAACGCCTTCAACGCGGTGGAGTCGTACAGCCTGAAGCCCGACGGCACGATCGACACGCGCTTCCGCTACCGCGACGGCGGCTTCGACGGGCCGTTGAAGACGATGAACCCCACGGGCACGGTGGTGCCGGGCACCAGCAACGCGGTGTGGGGCATGCAGTTCATCTGGCCGGTGAAGGCCGAGTACGTCATCGTCGACATCGACCGCGACTACCAGCTGACGATCATCGGCCGCAGCGATCGCGACTACGCGTGGATCATGGCCCGCACGCCGAGCGTTCCGGAGCCGGTGTACCAGGCGGCCGTGACGCAACTGAAGACGCTGGGCTATGCGGTCGACAAGCTGCGCCGCGTGCCGCAGCAGTGGCCGGAGGATGCCGGCACGGCGGCGGGCCGCTAG